A region of the Apium graveolens cultivar Ventura chromosome 6, ASM990537v1, whole genome shotgun sequence genome:
AACTCAAATGAAAActataattttaaccatctttgTCGACGGAAAATCAACACAGAGACTTAAATTAGTTAATTTCTTGATATAAGCTACGCTGCTCAACCAAATACCAAGTATGTTTCTGTAATATGATAATACCTGCTCAACACGATCCATGATGATATCTAAAATTGTTGCAAATTGCAAAATTATAAAGCCAAACAACCTACACTTAGATGAGCATACATCACAGATTTCTAGCGCACCACTTCGGTTGAACATATATTCTTTTTTAAAATCATTGAAAACCTCTTACAGATGTGTATACTCCCTCCCTTCCACCCATTTCTAAGAACTTTTATTTTTAGGATATCCCGTTCAATTCTTAATGTTTCCTAAAATGACATATTTTTCTTTGTTAATATTAGTAGGTCCCAATAACTTACAAAGATTTCTTTCTCTTTTATTTACTATTCATGTACTCGGCGCACAACCAAATATTAAGAATTGTATTGGACAGAGAGAGTATAATACAGGTGcaataaaaaaaaacaaatcaTCACCCCTTAGCGTATGCAAAGTCTCCACCCACTTGCAAAAGGAAGTAGACATCTTTTCCATCATGTACTGCCTGCCAAAAAATTAAATGATCAACATACGATGAGACACACAAAAGATTACAACTTTAACATATTATAATATCAAAGTACTTGTTTTTTGCTAGCTAAACACACTCACAAGCCCATCTTTCCTTGACAGTCGAACTCTGTCAAGGAAGTAGCAATAATGAAGTCTTATGTAACATTATTTTCTTAACACCTTGATACGGGTtatgttgcttcttttgttacaAAATTAGACAATGCATACAAATTTCTTTCTAGCATAATGTTTGCAAAAAAATATCATGTAGCAAAGTACACAAAAGATGCACATGATTAAGCTGTGAACAAAATATTTTGTAGTGTTAAGATCGAAATTGGTAAGGTTACTTTGTAGTGTTAAGCTTATACAGCATGGCTATTCATCACAGTGAACGTTTCATTTGGTTAATCTCTTGCATTTCATTGAAAAATTATGGTTACTTCTCTTCCATTCCTATTATGCCAAAATATCACAAATTAACTCAAATATAATTTTTCATCTCAAAAATCTTAACCATACATTTAAATGGTTAAGCTTTGTCCAGAAGAGATATGACATGGGTCAGTTTATTCTGAAACAAATCCAACCATGAGAGAAAGAAAGACAAGTCGTCCACATTAATATTAGCAACAAAAATGTGGTGAAATGCTTCGCAAAGAAAAAAATAAGTAATGTTGTGATTAAATCCAAGTTTCTCATCTGAAATCAGGTACTCATGTAACCACCAACCGATGTCTCTCTCTATAAACAATTACACGAGCATTAATGAAATTAAAATGCATACACattagagcaagtccaatgctAGATTGCGAAAATATGGCTAATAATCATCACCAATCCATCATCTGGCACCAAAAATTAATCTTTAATGCTACAATAAGACTTGCATTCCAATGCCGGTTGAATATTACAACTAAGTAATTCCAAATTTTACTAATCTTGGTTTAAATCCATCATGGCAACCCAACTATGCGTTTATGCATTTCGGCATCCAATATGCAACCCCTTTcgagtttttttttttttttttttttgcatttgGTTGTAAATCATAACAATGCAACCAAGCTAGTTTGTCATTACATTAAACTTGCTCTTACACCTTCCAACACAAACAAATCAAATCCAAAACACAACCAAATAAGCACTCTAAAAATCTCAACTTAATCTTAACAATAATAACCATAAAAAAAGcaccaaaacacaaaattcaaacattaaaaaaaaaaaataccTTAACAATCATTTTTCCACCTTTGAACTCATTTTCTTGATCCGGGTCAAGAGCAGGAAGCAAAGAAAACTCAAACCCATCAACACTTTCCCAATCATCTGCATGCCCATCAAGCGTTATGATTCCGGGTCTAAATTCCGACCCGACCCGTTTCTCCGGATCCGGGTCACAGCCCCAGGGTCCGGACTCTTCATGGGCTTTTATTTTTACTCGGGTCGACCCGAATACGAGAAAGTAAAAGAGGAGGACCCGGTGGAGAAGCATTGGACAGGAAGTGCAAAGATGGTGTTAGAACTTTTAGAACTGTTGACTTGTGATTGAAAATGTGTGTTTGTGTTGTGTAATAGAATTGGAAAATGTTTGTGTTTTAAAACTCATTAAATTACTTCGATGTTTCTTATGATTGCGATAGGCTGAAATAGTCATACTTTGCAAATTTACAAAGTCCCGCCCGTAAGTAATTATCGACAGGTGTTTATCGACCTAGATatttataagctgataagttgaatgttgaTAATGACGgattttttctcaacttattttgattttttaccTTTTTGTtaactttaattttataaaatatatttttaaatgttaatctaatctaaaattcacgaaataagttatttatttaagtaaaaaaattctgacttataaataaaattatccaaacgcttatataacttataataaTTCATATATTTATCGCTTGTAAGTCATCTATTTAATTTAAGTCATAATTTACTTATTATAAGATTTCTCAAACGAACACTTAGTGCCACCAGGTGATTGAGTTAACGGTTTTATTAGTTGTTTGATTAGTAGATGTTTAAAAATACCTATTTTTGTGGTGTAATGGCCGAAGATACCCATTTTTAAGACACATGGCTGAAAAATTCGTTTTAGTTACACATTTTATAATTTGGTAAGTTTAATACGCATTTGAGAACTGAGTATCTAAGAAAATTACTAAAAATACGCATTTGTAATTTGGTTATTATCATTGAAATGCAAATGCGTatcttaaaaaaaaaaattggataCCATTTAACAAATTCGTATATAGTACAAAACATGATACTCAAATGACAAATGCGTATCCAAAACGGTATCTTCAGTCATACACTTCCGGAATGCGTATTTTCAGCCATTTGAAccaaaaaattgttatttttaacattttttcgGTTTTTGAATCGGCGATGGAAATAAAATCGGAAATGAAAATAAAGGGCGGGGAAACACGGTTAATGAGAATATGAATAAAATGGTATGGGATAAAAAAATGTATAATTTAATCGTCAAGTTCATATTTCAACCGTCAAATTGTCAATCCAAATATTATAATATGAGATTGAGATTCCGATTTATGTTAACCGACCTTATTAATCACAAACTAAACACCCCCTTGTCAATGACCGGTAGTTTGAGTTTAACTAATTTAGTTGtttggaataaaattaattggtaaatatatatttcagtTAGTTTTTTATATTACTTACTTGAAAAAGTTTTGCAATAGCTTTTTCAAAATTAGTTGTTGATAACAAAAAAACTAATTAACAAACACATATATTAGAAATTTATTTGATCAAAtcattaatttgatttaaaaaattatttttgtgcTAAAAAGTTAATTTCCAAACACCGTGAAAGATAAATTTAAAGCAAATTTCGATAACTTGAAAAGATATAATCAATCATGCAATTAAATCATGCAATTAGGTTGAAAAACAAAGATAAGAGTTAAGTAATTAATCATTTTATTTCTGAATAGGTTAAcacaaatatttttgaaatatcaAGTGTTGGCTCATTTGGTTGAATAAATGATAACTATCAATTTGGTTATAAGTTCAAATTTCACAAGAGAAAAAGTCATAGTAAAACCCTTGGTGCGCACCGGTTCActacgataaaaaaatatattCTCGAAATTAAAAATATATTCGATGATTTATTCAACAATACAAACAGTACCAACTTTCAATATCTTCTTGTAATTATCACAATTAACCTTTACTACTATTTGAGACCGTACTTGCAAAAATATTGAAAATTCTTTGCAAATTAACATGTTGGGATTCATTTTATTTATCAagtaaaattaataaaaattaatagaaaggttttaatatttttattaatctttaaaattattagaaaattattttttcCAATTTGTATATTGTATTTGTCTTTATCcatttaaattaattaatgaGACAAAATGGGACGTTATGTTCCAATCAggaaattttatttatttaataagattattcatttatcgaggttAAAAATATATTACATCGAGACTTTACGTCAAATGACACGTATATGTATCACAGTACACCTGGCGCGTGTTCCCCAAGATCtgaaaatagtttttaaaaatatttcaaataataatatttcaaatatAGACCATGGGCTGCactattattattttattattgtattagTATTTATCTTTTATGGTATTATTAACATTTCCCACATACTATTTTTGTCGTGCATTAAATTCATAATCAACCTTCTTTTTTATTTATCATTTAATATTTGATTTtacaactatatatatatatatatataaagtttCCCTAATAtagattttattttataattattaccAGTGTTTTATAATCTCCAATTATTCAAAAATCGTCAATAAATTCTTGAAAAATATTTGACTGGATCCGATTTATTACCGTGGATTATTTTCGAAAGATCTGTTTCACTATAAATAATGCTAATATTTtgtatattttaaaaatttaaaaaaaatccaatttTTATCTGATTCATCATTTCGATAAATCTCGAATCTGGTAAATCAGAAATCGATAATCTCAATTGATTTTCGAAATAGACATATATAAAATCAATTCCAATTCTAATCAGGCCAATTAAAATCCTTATTTGTGGATTATCTTTTCGGATATTAAAAACGATATTATCTAAATTACTGGCTTACTCTCAGTTAAATGATGCACTTTTATTAATGAAAAAAACTCTGTCACTACAAATTGTATTCATGATTTTAATCAATCAAATTATTTCCTCCTGAAAAAAAACTCATTAGCCCAAAATCCAACTCAGAGTAAAACCCTAAACCTGGTGGCATTTTTGGCAATATTTCACACATTCAAGGGCACCATTCTTGGTGTCACCTATAAAACAAGGAGCCTCATTTTTTTTGTCACAATAACAAAAACCAAAAACCACAAGACCACACTTGTAAACCAAATTCAAAATGTCTCTAGTAACAGAAGATATCAAGGCAAGTGCATCAGAAGTGTACTATGGCAATGAAATGTGCCAAGTAAAATCAAAATCTCTACTCACAGAAATGGGCTTACCAAATGGTCTACTACCACTCAAAGACATGGAAGAATGTGGGTATGTGAAAGAAACAGGCTTTGTGTGGCTCAAGCAAAAGAAAAAGACTGATCACACTTTCGAAAAAATCGGAAAACTCACTTCCTATGGTAATGAGGTCACTGCTGTTATTGAGAAAGGCAAGATCAAGAAGCTAACTGGTGTTAAGTCTAAGGAACTCTTGATGTGGATTAAGCTTAGTGATATTTATGTCGATGATCCTCCCACGGGGAAGATCACGTTTCAGACTCCGACAGGGCTTTATCGGACGTTTCCTGCATCTGCTTTCGAGATTGAGGAGGAGAATGAAGGCAATGGTGAGGTTAAGGAGGTTTGATTTGGCAATGCACAGGACGAGAAAGACGCGACAATGTACTCCTATTATTGATAATAAATTTAGTTCATCGAGTTTTCTGCGATTTTACTATTATTGTTCTTAGTCTTTCGACAATGTACTACTGTTATGCTGCTGCTACTTCAGGCCTAAAATAAATAGAAATCTGTTCATTCCAGATCAAGTTTTGCTCTACTTTTGTGGTTGTTTTTTTTGGTTTCCATTGTTAGGGTAGTTGGCAGAAATTGTAAAATTATAATTACAGAGACCATTGAATTTATTGCTCATGCTATTCTCAACAACCTGATTAAAATTGCAGGACTCTAGGCATGGACAAGACTACAGTCACTACATAAAGTCATAAAGGCCTCTATAACTATGTCCATGCAATGGCAAAATCAGGATTCTCAAATAACTATCCTTAGCTAGACAGAGATCAAGTTTAACTTTTCAACTATTTTTTACTAAAAATTTGAATTCGAAAATAAATTTCTTTACTAAATATTGAAATCGAGCAAGGGCTTGAGCATAGGTTGGCGGGGGAGGAACTAGGGAGGGGGGACTGGAGGAGCCCCGGTCCCTGCCAACCGTCAAAATTCACAGAAATTATAGtgtaaaaatttgaaaaaatataaaataatttagtttAGTCCCCCGAACATCATTCGGTCCCCCTAAACTATATTCCTAATTCCGCCCCTGGGTTGGCCCTTGATTCCGCACTGTGTAGAAACCATTGAATTTATTGCTCATTTTCTCTTAGTTACCCAGACTTTTCATTTTGCTTCGAGTACCCGTGTCGGACACTCGACACTCGGACATGGGTATGGACACTTGGACTCTTATTTTAGGCCAAAAACATgtaaatttttcagaatattgccGAGTCCGACACTTGGATACGAACCCGTGTCCGACACCCATACTCGTGTCCGGGTAACATAGCATTTTCTATTCTCAACAACTTAATCAATATTGTAGGTGAAAGCTCATTTCTTATTAGTAGAACAGTAGCATTAGGTGAAAAACCATACTGGACTTAATGAGAGCTCATTATGTTGGTTTCCTTGTTATATATATTTTTCCTTATTACTGTTACATGTTGGCTATATAAGGTTAGTAAAGCACAGGGATTAAAAGAGATTGAAGATAATGTCACACATTTTAGAAAGACATGGTGACTAAAGTGGAGTTCaattatttagcaaaaaaaggTCTGGGTACAATTTTAGAGTGCTGAAGCAAAATGTGAAATTTCACTTGGTAGATCAGACCAGGGATTATAAGTATCGGTCGGATGCACAATAAAGATGGTGCAAGATAGCACATGAACCAAAGTTAGAAGTTGTGGGAATGAGAAAATGAATGGACGTGTAATCGCAAAATGTGGACAATATTGAATGTTGTTTCCGAGTCAGGAGTTGGGCCTGCTTTGAAAAAGATTAGGCGGATTATGCAGGTTTAGTGATACTATAGAAGGAAGGTGTTGGCGTCGATGATGAGGGAGTAGAGCATAGTGGTCCTCACAATGATTCCGTAAGTTAGGAGAAGAAGTAAGTCGCAAATATGAGCAGTTAAGACTTAAATGAAAGCCTAAATTCTGCcaaaattataacttataagagTTCCTAGAAATGTCGAATCAGAGAAGTTAATTTCGAGATATTCAACAATTTGATGGTTGCAGGCTGAGGTACTGCACTAGTTTTGTTGTATGCTTTTAAGCTAGAATTTATAATTGTGCAGACAAGCACCGATATATTGGTTACTTTGACAACTAGAACTGTCTACACAGATCTCTAACACTCAGTAATAAAGTTCATGTATCAATATGTAGGATAGAGTAATTTATCTATCTCGACAATCCACCTAGTGGAAAGATAACTTTTAAGATTTCATCTGGACTGTATATGAGCTTTCCGGTGTCAGCTTTTGAAGTTGAAGATGCAGGAGATGGAATAAAACTAGAGGAAATGGCGGTACTGAAGTTGGAACTTGGAACGAAGGAAGCTAATGGAACTAAGGAGATGGGAAGAAACTGGCGGAAATGGTGGTACAGAAGTTGGAACTTGAAATGAAGGAAGCTAATGGAACTAAGGAAGGTGATGCGAAGGAGATTTAGTTAGCAACTAACATATTACTGAGTCCATCTTCATATATGAAAGTTGGCAATTAAAATTCTTGATGGTTTGCCTAAAATCTGAACCTCCTGTACTCAGATTATGCTATATATCTACTTGAACTTGATGTGTCAATCGTAATGTATTGtgataattaaatttaattattgtTTCTAGTAATCCATCAGAATTAATTTAAGGTAATTTGCACTGCTCAGGTAAAATTATTAGTAAGATGCATTATGTTTTAGTTACCCAGAAAACCAACATTTGTATCAGTTCAAATAATTAAAAAAGTTTCAATACTTCTATGTTTTAACCCTTCTAATTTCCTTTAAGTTTTTTTAGAACACTCGGGTTGAGGTACAGATAGGATGTCCTTGACTATACAATAGACGATTCTAGCTCTTTTGTGAGATAGTAGCATGAAGTAGACAGACTAGAGGTACTTGTGATACAGTAATAGATGTCGGAGTATTGAACAGAAAGGTGTGACTTACAACTCGGGATTTTTAGGTCAAATTCCCAGTGTCATCATTACCGGCAAAATAACAAACACTGAAGAGGAAACTGTGTTAATAACTCTCAGTGAAACAATATTACCAAATATATTTTATGTTAACCATAGACTTCATGAACGCGGAAATCATTATTAAGTTATGTTACTCAAACTCGGGCACGGAGTGTCAGACACGACACATATCCGAGTGTCGGACTTTAGAAGTCTAAAAATTGGGGACTCGGGGACACTGTCCTATTTTTGGACACGGGTACGGGGACACGGCATATTTTACTAATAAACAAGTATGTTAAGTCAGACATCTAAGAATAAAGTAACAACATAACTTAGATTAAAGTTAATTTTGTAAAGAACTTTACGAATTTGGGATCTTCTCAACTTTTATCTCATTATAGCTTCTTTCATTCTTCTTACATATTTATTCTGAATATTAAGTGTGACTAATATTTTCTCAATAAATTGGTCAAAGTGTCAATGTTTCAGTCAAAGGATCCGGCAGGAATAACTGTCGTGTCTGAGTGTTCAAGTATCCAACACGGGTACGGCAACCTAAACAGAAGAATCGGAGTAACTTAGTTATTAACTTCACTAGTCAAGGACTTCTGAGAATTTTAATACCTATGGCAAAACTGACTACTAAGCACCATATAGTTCTGACATTATAACTAAAACTGTATGCACAGAAAACAGAAGTCACCTACCAGGAAGTCTGGATGCCACCAAGTGAGAACGGAAGAAAACAAAAAGGAGCCCACGATCAGACAAGAATAGTACAGAGCTTTAGAACcctaaaaatattataaaaaataataacaaaTGATATTGATAACTCTAATGAGTCAAACTGCACGCATAGGGGGTATTCAAAATTGACTTCATATTTCGTTCTCTCCTTTTGGTCAGTGCAGAGTTACCATGCCTATAATTAGCCTTTCTACTTCACTAAGTTAGACCAGATATAAGATTCTAATACCATTAGTTTTGAAGATGAAAACAGTGCACATGCAATTTTACCCATGAGCTTACAGAATGAAACAGCATTAAGAATCTTTCATTCCGTGGCTACTTGTATCATATTATGTCACCATTTGCATCCCTGTTGTAAACTATAACTTTGATCCCTGCAAGAAGAACTAAATTAGACTAATAATGAAAAGTATTTACGGAAGTCATTTTAAAGTTAGGAAACCTATTATTAGAAAGAAACAACATGGAGATGGTAAACTATTCTGCAATACTGGACACCAGACTGCTAACTCCAAACTTAAGAATGTCTATTGTGAGAGTACCAAATGTCATACCTAAGCCACGACACAATTTCCATCACTCCAATCCAATTATGCGGCCATTAATCAGAATGTTTAAATTCCATTGCTCGTTGGTTCCCCGGAAGCAGATAAAGTACTTTTTAACCTTGAAGTACTTTAGAAACTTCACCAGCCATTATTTACAGAGAATCAGCTTCTTAAAGCAGAATTCAATAGTCTATCACTGCAGTTTCAGGCGGATATGGTTGTATGTGCTTAATATTGGCCTTTTCTTCAAGTTCAGCGTCGTCATCATTTGTTAAACAATGAGTAAGTATAGTCGTAAGCTTGTAGCAAACCAAGCACCTTAGAAACCATCCTCGTCGCTAGTAACTTTAACCAATTTCCGTTTCCCAAACTTCTCTACAATATTTGGGCAAGGTTCTTCTACAAACTAGTAACTTCAACGAATGTCCCTTCCTGAGTTTGTCTATCATGCAAGGTAGTATTGCCGTTATTAACTTCAACAAATGTCCCTTAACCAATCTTCTCTACTCTGTTTTCAGAAGTTTCTTCCACATTTCAATGTGACGCGGTCTGAAATAGTAAATTCAAATATTAGGTATAGCCATCATAATCCAAATTCTGCCTTCAAC
Encoded here:
- the LOC141666316 gene encoding uncharacterized protein LOC141666316 translates to MSLVTEDIKASASEVYYGNEMCQVKSKSLLTEMGLPNGLLPLKDMEECGYVKETGFVWLKQKKKTDHTFEKIGKLTSYGNEVTAVIEKGKIKKLTGVKSKELLMWIKLSDIYVDDPPTGKITFQTPTGLYRTFPASAFEIEEENEGNAFEVEDAGDGIKLEEMAVLKLELGTKEANGTKEMGRNWRKWWYRSWNLK